ATTTAACTTTATCAGTCGGCAGTATAGCTTTATTAGGTGGTCTGGTCCTACTATTAGCGCCAGCATTTTCACATCAAATTTATGATTGGTTATATGTATTAATCACAAATCATTAATTATAAGTATAAAAATAGAGTAGCTTTTAGCTACTCTATTTTGTTCCCAATTATTTATATTTTAACTCTTTTTAGCAATTGCCTTAATTGCATTTCTACCAGAGAAGATACAGTATCCAGCATGCGTACCAGGTACATTAACGCCGTATGTATCACCGTAAAGAACGGCTGAACCATCGCTACCAATTGCGTACAAGCCTTCAATTGGACGACCTTTAGTATCCAATACTTCGTTATTAACATTAACACGTAAGCCATCACCAGTAGTGTATGCACCAACGCCTAATTCAATTGCGTAAAATGGGCCATCACCATCAACAGGCAACATGTACTTAGCTGGCTTATGGAAGTCAGTATCTTCACCTTTTGCGGCCATCTCATTGTAATGCTTAACGTAAGCTGGCAAGTTTGGCGTATCAATTTCTTTAGCTAATTCTTCAATTGTAGCAGCCTTGTGTAAGAACTTGCGACCATCTTTTTCAGCCTTTTCAATGTCATCACGCAAAGTTGGGTACCGATCTTCTGGTACCATTGGCTTCATTGAGCGTGGATATGACTTGTCGGTAAAGTCATCCAGAATCTTTTGGCTAAAGATACAGAAGACACGTCTTTGCCGGTTCATGGCATTACCTTCATTAGCCCAGTTAACAACACAAGCGGCCTCATCAACAAAACGCTCGCCAAGTTCGTTAACCCACATTTGTGGTTGGTCACAAACTGAACTCCACATTGCTGTTCCCCACAGCTTAAATGCTGGAATAGTGTCATCCTTAAATTGACCACCAAACATCATTGACATTCCAGTGAAGTACTTCTGAGCTCCCAAGTTCCAAGCAAGACGCAGACCATCACCTGTACTCTTACCTGAGTTAACAGGGATTACATTATCTGGATTTTGGTGAGGGGTACTGCCAAATAATTTCTTATCATTCAGGTAGCCACCGGCAGCTAAGACAACGTTCTTGGCATTAACAACCTTAGTTGCACCATCTTCAACTGTTGTCAAAGTTACGGAATAAGTATGATCGGCGTTTGGCTCAACGTCCGTAACTTTAGTCAGTGTCTTAATAACTAGACCCTTACCCTTAGCGTATGGTTCCAAGCCATTATGAATAGCGTCATGGCCCTTACCTTCAAACAAGTGCCAAGTTCTAACACTAGTACCCATGTTGACAACCATCCAGAACTTAACACCACGATCTTGCAGCCAAGAAACATTCTTGCCGGCATTATCAATGTAGCGTTGCCACATTCTGCCGTCACCCTTATAGTGAGAATAATTTAATTCTTCTTCAAGCAGTTCCTTCTTGTCAATTACGGCGTTGTCTTTCTTCTGCAATTCGGAATCAGCAGCAAACACACCTTCAACATAGTTACCAGTACCACCTGTTGTCTTGCCTTTTTCTACTAATAAGGTCTTCAAGTTGTTATCAACAGCTTCAGTTGCGGCAGCAAAACCAGCAAGACCAGCACCAACAATGACAACATCATATTGTTCTTCTGTCATAATTTAATACCTCGTTTTAACAAAAACATGCACAAATTAAATCACCTTTAATCTGCACATGTTATTACTTTTAATTCTTTTTAGCGGTTTGTGCTGCATCAATTCCGGCTAATCTACCCGAAATATATGCAAAGCCTAAAGTTCCACCTTCAAAGTCAACATATGCCTTACCATACATCCCTGAAGCATCAGCACCAGTTACATATAAGTTTGGAACTGGTTCGCCTTCTGGCGTTAAAGCGTGCATCTTTTCATCAATTGTTGCACCACCAAGAGTACCCAAATTACGAGCAATATATTTAACTGCGTAAAATGGTCCTTCTTCAACTGGAACCATCCGCTTAGTATCCGAGAAGAATAAGTCATCTTCACCCGTCTTCTTAGCGTTATTGTATTGGGCAACAGATTTCTTTAAGTTTTCTTTATCAACGCCCATCTTTTCAGCTAACTCGTCAATTGTTTGACCAATAAAGACAACATTGGTTGACTCAAGCTTATTCAACAAGCTAGTAAAGTCTGTCTTTTCATGTTCACGCTTAATATTCTCTTCAGTATCTGTTGGATAATTGAATTCCATGTAGAATTCACGGTGGTTCTTCCACTTGCCATAATGATCTTCAATGGCTACAGTTCCGCCTTCTTTAATCTTGTCAAGCATTGCTTGGTCAAGAATAACAAATTCAGTTTGCTTAGGTTGCTCAGATAATTCTGCACCGTGAACAGCAAAGTCCAAAGCATGAGTTTCACTAGCATAACGTTGACCGCGATTATTTACCCGCAAGTTCGGGAAGTCTGCCAAAGCATTGAGTGGCATCCAACCTGGGCCAACGAGTTTAGCCATTGCACCAATATCTTCATTACTGAATGTTTGCCAGAAGTAGTGGGTTGAACCATTAATATGGTGAGCAGTACCTGCATCCCAAGCCATGTTCAAACCATCACCGGTGTTTTGCAAAACTTGTCCTTGTGTGCTGACATCACCCAAATATTCTTTACGCATTTCTGGGTTGCCACCAAAGCCACCTGTAGCGATAATGACCTTTTTAGCATGAACTTCAAGTTCACTATCATCACCTTGCGCAACAACACCAGTAACTGCACCAGTATCATCTTGCAACAACTTTTTAGCAGCAAAGCCAAAGTACATCTTACCGCCGATTGACTTAAACTTCTCAATCAACTTAGTAATTGCTTTAGTACCACCTTCTTGGTAGCCGTGCAAGGTTGCAGGCATCCCAATATGGTCATAGCTACCACCAGTACCAGCATCAACTAACTTCATGATGGCACCATTTTCGTTCAGCCAGTCAACTGTCTTACCGGATTCATCAATAATCCGACGAACTAAGATTGAGTTCATGTAACCTTGAGAAGCATCCATATATTCGTCATACAGCCACTTCTTAGAAACAACTTGGTTCAAATCTTTTTGTTGTTGACTATCAGCTGCAAACATCCCACCAGCAAAAGTACCAGCACCAAGTGGTGAAATTGTCTTTTCAAGAAGGGCAACACTTACGCCTTCTTGCTTGGCAGCAAGTGCAGCTGCAGCACCGGCAGAACCAGCACCAACAACAGCAACATCGACATCAATTACTTCTTTAGCTGTACTTGAATTTTGCGCACTATTTTCTTTTAATGCTTCAAAGTCAACGTCAGCCTTACTTAAGGCTTCTTTAACACCCTCTAAGATTCCCCGTGAGGTTTCTGAAGCTCCCGATACAACATCGACATCTGCAGATTGCTTTTTCACAATCTTTTGTGCCATCTTATCAAAAGCATTAGCTTGTAAGCTACCTGGGCTGTATTCGTCAAGCGGTGTTACAGCAGTAATCTTATCAGCACTAACCTCAACTTCAAGGTTAATGATACTTTCCTTACCTTGACCTGAGCCAGTATACTTACCCGGCTTATCCGTAATTTTCTTTGTCATAATTAAAATTCCTTTTATTAATTAAAACTATCTGTGGTGTCTTGCAGCGTTAGCATCAGGCAAAATTGCCATTAAAATTGCTGTTACACCAAAAATTGTACCTTGAATGATAAATGTCAACATGAAGTTTGCTCCCGCAATTGATGAAATAATTACAGGTACAATGTATGACAATAATAATGAAATAGTACCAACTAAACCACCGGCAGAACCAGCATATTTAGGCCCGATTTCTGGGAATTGAATTGGTAATGCTTGGATGATTGGTCCTGTAATAGCGCCAAATAATCCACCTAAAATCAAAGCTACTAACAATACTGGACCAACTGGAATGTACCAAGTTGCTGCCATCAATACAGCAGATAACAGAGTTACTAAAATCATAACAGGTTTAGCTTTACCAAATTTTGAAACAATCGCTGGGCCAAACATTGAACCACAAAGACTACCAATAGTAGCAATAGCAGCAACTTGCCCGGCTTGAGCAGGACTCATTCCTTTAGCAGCAAATGCCTGTGGCAAAATTCCAGAAAAGGCCATCGATGCAGCAGTACCACATCCACCACAAATACCAACGATCCAGGTTTTACCACTCTTAGCGGCAACCTTAAAGTAACTTAATGAAGATTCAGGCTTAGCAGCTTGACCGGCTTGCTTAGGAATTTCTTCACCTTTAGGCACATCTCTAACAAATAATACCCAGCAAACAGCTAAAACAAGTAAAACAACTGATGAGAAAATGTAAGCTGCTTGAACACTTGGGAACATTGGTCCAGTAATCTGTGACAACATAATCCCGACACTAGCAGCAGCAAAGAAAATACCCATCGCTGTATTAGTATCTTGCTTGAACCAGATACCAAAGATTTTAATTGTATTAGCATTTAACAGTGCCATATAAACACCGAACATTAACAGCATTATCATTAACGAGATAAAGTTACTAGCCCACAGTCTACCAAAAGCACCGATAACCGAAATTACTAACCCAACAGTAACAACTTTCTTAGCACCATATCTATCTGCTAATGAACCAGCAGGAATACTCAGGAATACGGCAACTAACATTGGTGCCATTAGTAAACTCGAGAATTGAGCTGGTGTAATATGTAATGCTGGCATAATTTGTGTTGCCAAAGCAGAAATTTGGAACTGAACATAGTTGCTAATCGCATCAAGTCCAGCAGCGATTGCCAAGATCACCCAACGGTAACTTGTCAATTTTGGTAATTGTTTTTCTTTCATTATTTAAAATCCCCTTACTTTTAAATAAAAACTAATTTTCAGCGGCGTATTGACCGGCTAAACGTCCGAATGTCTGTGCATGACTGCATGTCAGACCCGGAACTCTGTCTGGGTAACTGCCCCAGAAGAAGCCACCACTGCAGTTCCCTGCTGCAAACAAATGTGGAATTGGCTTACCGTTCTTGTCAATAACTTGCATCTTAGTATTAATCCGCAAGCCATCAAGTGTTGCAAGTAAACGGCCACCGTAGACAACACCGTAGTATGGGCCATGCTCAACTGGGAACAATCTAAATTGTTCCTTACCCAAATCGGTGTCTTCCCCCTTCTTGCACATTTCGTTGTAGCGTTCAACACTATGAACCAAATTATCCTTTGGCATGTGTAATTTTTCGGCTAATTCTTCGATTGTGTCAGCCTTTTGAACCATACCGTCATCAATCCGACGTTGAATTTCAGCTTTGTTTTCCTCAGTGTTATAAATTCCTGGGAAGCCTAAGCGTGAACAGCCTTGCGTATGGAATTGTGCCAAGTGATCCATTGTTTCTTCTGACCAAATTTCAGCTTCCAAATAACCAGGTTGCTTAGCAGCGGCATTGGTATCAAATTGATAAGGTACGCTTTCGTTTTCGAAACGTTCACCGTTCAAGTTAACCTTGAGCAGTGGATAAGCACCCATCCAGAAGTAACCTTGACCCTTAAAATCGATGAGATAATGCTCTTCAGCCTTAGTGCCGACCTTCACAGCACCACGGTCAAAGATGATTTCAGCAGGTTCTTCATCACGAGCTGCGCCAACTTTCAAACCAGCTAAAATACCTGAACCATCATCACGTGGGCCATCAGAATAAACATTCTTCTTGTAGCCAAGTGGATCCCACTTTTGCATTAATTCAGGATTACCACCGTAACCACCGGTACAAATAATGACACCTTTAGTTGCAGCATATTCAGTCTTAGCACCAGAAGCACGATCACTGGTAATAACGCCAGTAACCTTTCCGCTATCGTCAGTTACTAATTCTTCAAGTTTAGTATTGTACTTCAGCGTTACGCCTAGTTCCTTAACCTTATCAATCATCCAGTCACCATAATGAGCCCAATCATTATCTGGAGTTGTTAAGGCTAATTCTGTATTGAAAGCAGTATTAACGATTGTTTCATAATTAGCATCAGGTTGTACTCGTAAAACAGCGTTGTGTGGCTTCATGATATTATCTTCAAGCCAGTTAGCTGTTTCATCAGTGTGATTAGCCCATGTCCAAAGCAAACGTTCATCAACATTGCCTTGATAGAACAAAGTTAAGAAGTTCATTAACTTAGCTTTATCAACCTTAATTCCTGCTCTTCTTTGAGCATTACTATCCAATGCGGCAAAGAATGAACGAAACAAGAACTGTGAACTACCAGACTTGTCAATCAATAATACCTTGGCGCCTTTTTCAGCAGCAGCCATAGCAGCCATAGCGCCGGCATTGCTGGCACCAGCAACAATTACATCATAACTATTTGCCATTTTTCTCCCTCACTTCTTTTAAAATTTTGTTTTTTAATACGCTTTCATAATACTATGAATAACGTGAACTTCTGCACCATATTTAGAATTGAGGATTACCAAATGGAATAGCCAAACTTTTTAAACAGCAAAAAAAGCCTGCCATTGCAATATTTAATTGCATCAAGCAGACTTTTTAAAATTCATCAAAATTGTGTTAATTATTTTACTTAGGAAGAAATTCCATAATTGATTTCTTAAATATTTCGCAAACCTGTTCCAAAATTTTTACATTAGTAAATGATTCCATATAGGCGATGCCATATGGTGAAATTTCATGATAATCAATTGGAATATACTTTGCGCCACTGTTTTGATAATCAGCGATGAAGTTAGGCAAAATGCCATAGCCCCAGCCAGCTTTAACATAAATATCCATTGCCAAAAAGTCCTGTACGAACCTGACATGGCGCATTCCCATTTCTTCAATTAATGAATTTTGGTATTTTATTTGGACGTTCAGTGAACTATTAGGATCTATCAAAAAAATATCCTTCCCCTTTAAATCCTTAAGAGTAATTAACTTTTTTTGCGCTAATTTAGAATCTTCAGGACAAGCTACCACGAAATGCCCCGATATTAACGGCTCGAACTTAACATCATCGACTATGTCAACATCATCACGAGCAATTGCACAAATATCAACATGGTGATTAAGCAATTCACTGATTGAATTATTCAACACAAAAACAAACTGAACATGCAAATTACTGCCTGACTCACGCAATTTTCGCAAAAACAATGGCAAAACTTCTTGCTCTAACGGCGTATCACAAACACCAATGCGTAATAGATTACCAGCATCATTTTTTTGACTCTGTAAATAAGCCACAGTATAGTCCATATCATCTAGAACATTGCGCGCAACATGATAAAAATATCTGCCAGCATTAGTTAAAGAAATTCGGTGATGTGCACGATTAATTAGAGTCACGCCAATAGTATTTTCCAGGTCCTTAATATTCTTAGAAACAGCCGATTGTGAAAAATTTAATTGCTCGGCAGCAATGGTAAAACTGGAATTATCAATAGCCTTAATAAAGCAGCGTAATTGGGTAAAATTCATTTTCATCATCCATTCAACGTATAGTTTTACTTTATTATACGTTAATTTATAAGGCTTTTCATGAAAAGATGAATTTTCAATATAAAAGGGAAGGTATTTTCCCTTCCCTTTTAACTCTTTTTGATGGTCAATCATCTTTTACCCTTATTCGCATCAGGTAAAATCAACATAATAATGATTGTCATTGCAGTAACAATGGCTTCAATCATAAAGTTAGCTGCAAAGCTGCGACCAGCAATAGCTGAAATAAATACTGGTACAAAGTATGACAATAAAGTTGAAGCCATACCAACTATCCCGCCAGCACTACCAGCATATTTTGGTCCAATCTCTGGAAATGAAATTGGCATTGATTGAACAATTGGACCAGTCATTGCACCCAGTAGACCTCCGATAATTAAGTTAATAATTAATGGTGTCCCCATTGGAACATACCAGGTAATAAACATTGAGCATGCAGCAATTGCAGTTACCGAACACATAAATATCTTAGCGTGCTTCAACTTATTAATAATTGTTGGTCCAACCATTGAACCGAAGAAACTACCAACTGTAGCAACTGCGGCCATCACGCCAGCAGAAGCACTCGACATCCCACGCCCCAAAGTAAAGGCTTGGGGTAAAATTCCTGAGTATGCCATTGAGGCAGCCATTCCACAACCACCACACAAGGCTACTAACCAAGTATTCTTACTCTTAATCGCAACCTTAACGTATTTCATTGCCGGCTCTGATGGTGGTACTACCTCACCTTTTGGCGCATCCTTGGCAAACAATGCCCAACAGATTGAAAGAATTAACAAAACTGTTGATGAAAACATGTATGCTGTTTTTACATCAGGAAATAAAGGATTAGTAATCTGCGATAACATAATTCCGATACTGGCTGAGGCAAAGAAAACTCCCATCGCAACATTGGTATCTTGCTTAAACCAGATACCAAAAATCTTAATCGTATTCGTACTCAAAATTGACATATATACGCCGAACATCAATAACATCAGCATCATAGTCACAAAATTATTAGCAATAATTCTACCATAAGCTCCAAGTACAGAAACAATACAACCAACCATCACAACTTTTTTAGCACCAAACTTATCTGCTAGTGATCCCGCTGGAATACTCATCACTACAGCAACTAGCATTGGCGCCATCAATAAACTAGAAAATTGCGGCTGCGTTAAATGCAGTGCTGGCATGATTTTAGTAGCCAAGGCAGAAACTTGAAATTGAATATAATTACTAATAATATCCATTGAAGCTGCCAAGGCCAAGATTACCCAGCGATAATTAGATAATTTGGGCATTTGTTTAACTTCCATCTTTATTTCCTTTCAACTGAAAATTAATTTTTCGCAGCATTTTGGCCAGCCAAACGACCAAAAGTTTGAGCACGACTACATGCAAGTCCAGGAATTCGATCAGGATAGCTGCCCCAGAAAAAGCCACCACTAGCATTTCCTGCTGCGTACAAATGAGGAATTGCATCACCGGCTTCATTGATTACTTGCATCTTGGTATTAATCCGCAAGCCATCAAGAGTAGCTAATAAGCGTCCGCCCATTAAAATACCGTAATATGGTGCTTGATCAACTGGGAACAATCTAGACGGTTCTTTACCAAGTGTCGTATCCTGCTTTTGTGTGCACATCTTGTTGTAGCAACGAACACTAGCAGCTAATTTTTCTGCCGGTAATTGTAATTTTTCTGCTAATTCTTCAATTGTGTCAGCTTTTTGTGCTGTGCCATCATCTAGTCGTCTTTGAACTTCAGCTTTTGCGCCTTCGATATTATAAATTCCTGGCCAGCCTAAACGAGAACATCCCAATGTGTGGAATTGCTCAAGATGGTTCAAGGTCTCATCATTAAAAATGACTGCTTCAAGGTATCCCGGCTGCTTAGAAGCACTATTAATATCAAATTCATACGGTAAACTTTCATTACTAAACCGTTCACCCTTTAAGTTGACCTTTAACAATGGATATGAACCCAGCCAGAAGTAACCAAAGCCGCGATAGTCAATTACATAATGCTCTTTTGCGTTCGTACCTGGCTTAACGCCACCACGATCAAAAATAGTTTCAGCCGGTTCCTCATCGCGAGCAGCACCAACAGCTAATCCAGCTAAAATACCTGAACCGTCATCTCTTGGACTATCTGAATAAACATTTTTCTTTAAACCTAGCGGGTCCCACTTAGCCATTAGCTCTTTATTGGCGCCATATCCTCCTGTACATAAAATCACACCCTTAGTTGCGTGATATTCAGTTGTCGCACCACTTTCACGATCACTAGCAACAATCCCAGTAACAATACCATCTTCAGCCGTAATTAGCTTTTCTAATTTGGTATTGTACTTTAGCGTTACTCCTAGTTCCTTAACCTTATCAATCATCCATGTTCCGTAATGTGCCCAATCAGTATTATCCTTAGTTGCAATAACATTTTCTGTTGGAAAAGCCGTGTTAACAATCGACTCATAATGTGCATCAGGCTCAGCCATAATATGGCCACCATTAGGCTTTAAAATATTATCTTCAAGCCAATTAACCGTATCAGCACTGTGATTAACCCACGTCCATAAGAGACGTTGATCAACATTAGATTGAGCAAACAACGTTAAGAAATTAATTAGTTTTGCTTTATCAATCTTTATGCCCGCCTTTTTTTGAGCGTTAGAGTCAACTGCAGCAATTGAAGAACGGTAGAGATATTGTGAACTCCCCATCTTATCAATTAACAAAACTTTAGCGCCTTTTTCGGCTGCTGCCATTGCAGCCATACCTCCTGAATTGCTTGCTCCAGCAACGATTACATCGTAAGTATTTTCCATACAAATTCCTGCTTTCCTTTAACAACTTCCAATACACTATTAAATTAACATGTGAATTAGTTATCTTAACAAGCTCATTAGAATTTAAGATAACGAAATGGAATGTCTCAGTCGGCCGGCTAGTCTTCCGTGCTTTTTTGGCAAAACAAAAAAAGTATATTGTCAGTCCTACTGGTAAACCAACAATATACTCTTGCTATCTGTAAATTAATTATTAACAGTTGCCTTAATTGCGTCTTTAAATACCTGAATGATTTTTGAAATATCGACATCCTTGGCTACTGAGCCAATATAAGCCAGTCCATAAGGTGGAATTCCAGCATAATCTAAAGGCACATAAACTACGTCTTTATTTTCAAAATCAGCGATAAAATTCGGCAATATGCCTAAGCCAAAATTTGCTTTGACATAAATACCCATTGTAAAAAAGTCCTGCACAAATCTGATGTGTTCAAGTCCAATTTGAGCAATCAACGAATTTTGCATTTGAAAACTAAAGGAATTATTAGGATCAAACATAAATAATTTTTGATCTTTTAAATCAGCCAAGGTTATCTTTTCTTGTTCACTCAAAGGCGAGCCAGCTGGGCAAGCAACCACAAAGCCACCAGGAATTAAAGTTTCAAATTTAACATCCCCTACAACATCAATTGAGTCGCGAGAAATAACACAGACATCGACGCGATGATTAAGTAAAACCGACACAGTATTAGTTAAAATATCCACAAGTTGAATTTCCAACTTACTATCGGCTCGATGCAATTTCTGTAAAACCAGCGGCATTAACCTTTGCTCAAGGGGTGTATTGGAAAAGCCAATACGGATTAAGTCGCCCACCTTATTTTTCTGGCTTTTTAAATATTCACTAGCATAATCCATATCGTCAACTACATTACGAGCAACTTTATAAAAGTACTTACCAGCATTGGTCAGCGAAATTCGGTGATGGCCACGATTAATCAGTGTTACTTCCAGTTCATTTTCTAAATCCTTAATATTCTTAGATACAGCAGGTTGCGTGAAATTCAAAGCCTCGGCTGCAATTGTAAAGCTTGAATTATCCACAGCTTTTACAAAACAATGTAATTGAGTAAAATTCATTTTTGCATTCCTGTTCATAAACATCTTTTATGTTAATTATATACTAAATGTAAGGCTTTTCAAAAAGTTGTTAAATTGTTTGCTTTTTTGCTATAATACAGTTGTGAGTAGTCCTGTTGGTGTCAGAACTTCTTAACATAGGTTTCCGCTTAAAAAGCGGTGACTTAACGATATTTGACTGATAACCGTCTTTGTCTTTGTGAACTAGAGCGGTTATTTGCTTGCTTTTTACAACCATGCTATAATATGGCTGTAAATAAAAAGAAGCCCCGTTGACATCAGGACTTCTTAACATGAGTTTCCGCTTAAAAAGCGGTGACTTAGACAATTAACTGTTAACCGCCTTTGTCTGCTGAACTAGAGCGGTTATTTGTTTGCTTTAAATTTTTTTAAAGCAGCCTTCAAGCTACTAAAAGCATTAACTAAGCTAGTAATTTCAGTAATTAAGCTGACTAATTGCTTAACTACTGTTACCAATACCAAGATAATCACTGCAACAGTTAATCCGAAGGCAATAACAGTATCCATGTGTACCTGACTAATCCTTTCTTTAGGATTCTGAACTTAATAGTTGTTACACCATAAGCACCACTTCCTCAGTTTAGAAATTAGTCACCGCATTCTAGCTTCATCTCATGTTCAATTAATTATAGCAAAATTAGCTGCAAATTTTGCAACTTTCAAAACATTTTTCAAATTAATATTATAAACAATGTAAATTGCTTGTATCAAAAAAGGTGATGAGCTTTTCGTTCATCACCTTTAATTTTTCTATTACTTAACGTGGTTGGCATCTGGCAAAATCGTGATAAAGATCATCGTTGCAGCAGTCAAAACTGCTTGAATACCAAACGTAACCATGAAATTCTGTCCAGCTATTGCTGAAATAATAACTGTAAAGATATATGAAAGTAATAGTTGAATGGTACCAACTAAACCACCGGCACTACCAGCATATTTAGGACCAATCTCTGGAAATGCAGCAACCATGCCTTGCATCAGTGGGCCATTAGCTGCTCCAAAGAAACCACCAATAACCAAGTTCGCCATCATTAATCCGCCCATTGGCACAAACCAAGTAGCAAAAATTGAAATTGCAGCAAC
The sequence above is a segment of the Lactobacillus sp. ESL0677 genome. Coding sequences within it:
- a CDS encoding LysR family transcriptional regulator; this encodes MNFTQLHCFVKAVDNSSFTIAAEALNFTQPAVSKNIKDLENELEVTLINRGHHRISLTNAGKYFYKVARNVVDDMDYASEYLKSQKNKVGDLIRIGFSNTPLEQRLMPLVLQKLHRADSKLEIQLVDILTNTVSVLLNHRVDVCVISRDSIDVVGDVKFETLIPGGFVVACPAGSPLSEQEKITLADLKDQKLFMFDPNNSFSFQMQNSLIAQIGLEHIRFVQDFFTMGIYVKANFGLGILPNFIADFENKDVVYVPLDYAGIPPYGLAYIGSVAKDVDISKIIQVFKDAIKATVNN